CTCACACCTCTTCCTCGTCCCAGCGGGCGTCACGGACACCGTATCCCGGCGTCCGTGACGCGCGTCAAGCCATTTTCGCTCAGCGGCCCTGGTTGGCGACCGCGGCCGCGGCCTCCTTGGCGGCTTCCGGGTCCAGGTACGTGCCGCCGGGATTGATCGGCTTCAGGTCCTCGGTGAGGTCGTAGCGCAGCGGGATGCCGGTCGGGATGTTCAGCCCGGCGATGTCCGCGTCGGAGATGCCGTCGAGGTGCTTGACCAGCGCCCGCAGCGAGTTGCCGTGCGCGGCGACGAGCACCGTCTTGCCCGCGCGCAGGTCCGGCACGATGTCGGACTCCCAGTACGGGATGAACCGGTTGACGACGTCCTTGAGGCACTCGGTCAGCGGCGCCTCGATACCCGCGTACCGCGCGTCGCCGGCCTGGCTGAACTCGTCGGCGGGATCGATCTCGGGCGGCGGGGTGTCGTACGAACGGCGCCAGAGCATGAACTGCTCCTCGCCGAACTGCTCCAGGGTCTGCTTCTTGTTCTTGCCCTGGAGCGCGCCGTAGTGGCGCTCGTTGAGGCGCCAGTCCCGGCGGACCGGGATCCAGTGCCGGTCGGCGGCGTCGAGCGCGAGGTTCGCGGTCGAGATCGCGCGGCGCAGCAGCGAGGTGTGCACGAGGTCGGGCAGCAGCCCCGCTTCGGCGAGCAGCTCACCGCCGCGCTTCGCCTCCGCGGCGCCCTGCTCGGACAGCGGCACGTCCACCCAGCCGGTGAACAGGTTTTCCGCATTCCACGTGCTCTGCCCGTGTCGGAGGAGCACCAAGGTCCCTAGATCGGCCATGGTGGTCAGCCTGCCAGCCACGCGCCGGGCGGGCGAGGTCGGGTGCAGGGTGAACAGGGTTCTACCCACAGTGCGTTACCGCCGGGTAGGCGTATCACCCGAATGCTGGTAGTGACACGCAAGTCCGTATTCGGTTGCCGATCGAACTGCACTAAGTTAGCCCCGCCGACAGATTTCACTCGAATGGAGTAGCGAGTAGTCTTGTGATTACAGACCCGCTTCTGCCAAGTTGGCTATCGACTCGCTCGGCCGGATCCACGCACTCCCCGGCCTGAGCGAGCTAGGACGCAGCTCGTCTCCCCCCTGCCGAGCTGCGGCCCGCCGGCCCCGTTGGCACCCCCCTCGTCACCGGGTCCAGAAGCGGCGGGAACGTTAAGCGGGGCGGCTCGAGTTCGCGACTCCCCCCTCCCTCGAGCCGTCCCGCCTTTCCCCGGGGCTCTTCGTGGCTTCGCCACTTCGCCCCGGCGGCGGGACGGCGTGCCGGTAGCGGGGGGCCGAGCCCCCGGACCCCCACGGTGCGAGTTCCTCACCTTGGCGGGCGCTGGGCACGTCTGGCAGGAACCAACGCCGGTGATCTCCGGTGGTTGCCTTTGACTGGTTCGCGGCTTCGCCGCATCACTGGGTGCAAGCCGAGCCCGCCGTAGTCACACTGAAAAACCGGGATGGCCGCCCTCAAGAGTTCTCTGGCGGAGCAGCTGCCGCGACGCGGCGCCGCGAGAGGAAGTAGCGGATGGCGAAGAAGAGGGGCACGCCCAGCAGCACCGCGAACGGCAGTACCGCGCCCAGGACCGTGAGCAGGCCGCTGCCGAAATCCAGGAAAGCGTCCCAGCCGCCCGCCAGGCCGCCGACGAAGCCACGGTCCTCTTCGACCGTGGCCGGGCCGACCGGCACCATGCTGACGTTCAGTGAAATGGTCGACATCGCCACGCTCCCCGCCAATGCTTGCTGCCGTGCCTGCAACGACTCCAGCTCCGCTTCCCGCGAAGTCAGCTCCCGCTCCACCGAGGTGATCTCGCTGATGGAGCCCGCCTGCCCGAGCAGCGCCCGGACCCGTTCCACGCTCGCGCGCTGGTTGTTCAGCCGCGACTCGACGTCCACCACCTCTTCGGTGACGTCCTTCGTCTGCAACTCGCGCCGCAGCACCTTCTCGCCGGTGCCCGCCAGATCGGACAGCACCTGGTCCAGCCGCTCGGCGGGCACCACGATGCTCAGCGACGCCGACCTCTCGTCGGTGCGCTCCTGCCCGGTGTAACCACCCGCGCCGGTCGCGATCTGGGCGGCCTTCTGCACGGTCACGGCCACGTCACCCGAGCTGAGCGACAGCGTCGCGGTGCGCACCAGCTTCCGGTCGGTGATCGCCACCGCCTGGCCCGGCGGCACGCCCGCGTCCCCGGCGGGCGCGCTCTCGCTCTGCTGCTGGGGCTTGCCCGCCCCCTTTTCCGTTCCCTTGTCCGGAGCCGCGTTCGGTGTGGCCATCTCCGGCGCGGCGGCGGTCCCGCTGCTGCTCGCGCCCTTGTCTTCGGCGGTGCACCCGCCCAGCACCATGGCCCCCAGCACGAGCGCCGCCACCGCAAAACGTCTCTGTCCCATGCGCTTCATGGGCGAGTAGACGGACTACGGGCTCAGGACAGTTGCACGACCGGCATCACGAATCCATCACCGGGCCGGACGAGGCCGACTCGGGTTCCATCAGGTGCTTGAACGCCTGGAGGTTCGCCAGCGACTCCCCGCGCGAGACCCGCCAGTCCCATTCGCGCCGGATCGAGGTGGCGAAACCGATCTCCAGCAACGGGTTGAAGTCGCCGTCGGCGGCCTCCAGCACCTGGCCGAGGATCTTGTCCAGCTCGGCCTCGGTGACCGCGTCCAGCGGCAGCCTGCCGACCAGGTAGATGTCCCCGATGGCGTCCACCGTGTAGTGCACCGAGTACAGCTTCGCGTTGCGGCGCAACAGATAGCGGTAGACCTCTTCGTGCGCCTCGTCCGGGCGGCGGCAGACGAACGCCTCCACCGAGAACGCGTGCTCACCCGCGACCAGCCAGCAGTTCGTCTGCAGCTTCTTGGTACCGGGTAGGGTGACGAAGTACCGGCCTTCGCCCTTCCGCTCGTACTTCAGCCCCGCCGAGTCCAAAGTGGACTGGATAACGCCGTCCACGGTCAAACCGCTACCTCCGTCCGGAACGCACCGAAGGACACCGCCGCCTCGGCGTAGGCGTCCAGCAGCGCGTCGGTGGTGCGCCGCCAGGAAAAGCGGCGCGCGTGCTGCACGGCGTTCGCCGCCAGTTCCCCGTGCCGTTCCGGCTTCAGCGCGACCGAGGCCAGCGCACCGGCCCAGTCCCGCGCGCGGTGCGTCGGCACCAGCAGGCCGGAGACGCCGTGCGCCACCGCCACCGGCAGCCCGCCGACCTCCGCCGCGACCACCGGCGTGCCGCAGGCCTGCGCTTCGAGCGCCACCAGCCCGAACGACTCGTTGTAACTGGGCACGGCTACCACATCGGCCGCCCGGTAAACCTCCACGAGTGCCGGACCGGGTTGCGGTGGCAGGAACCGCGTCTGCCTCTCGATACCGAGCGTGACAGCCAGCTCCTTGAGCGCCCGCGGCTGCTCCAGCCCGCTGCCCGACGGCCCGCCGACGATCAGCACCACCAGCTTCTCCGCCAGCGACGGGTCGCGCCGCAGCATCGCCGCGGCCGCGTGCAGCAGCACGTCGGGTGCCTTCAGCGGCTGGATCCGGCCCGCGAAAGCCAGGACGACCGCGTCGCGGGGCAGGCCGAGCGCGGCGCGCGCGGCGGATTTCGACCCCGGCGTGAAGCGCTCCAGGTCGACCCCCGGCGAGACGGTGTGCACGGCCTGCGGCGCGGCGTCGTACAGGCCGACCAGTTCGCGGGCCTCGACCGCGGTGTTCGCCACCAGCCGGTCGGCCTCGGCGACGATCTGCTCCTCGCCGATCACGCGCGTGCGCGGCTCCGGGGTGTCACCGTCGGCGAGCGCGGCGTTCTTCACCTTGGCCAGTGTGTGCGCGGTGTGCACCAGCGGCACGCCCCACCGGTCGCGCGCGAGCCAGCCGACCTGACCGGACAGCCAGTAGTGGGAGTGGATCACGTCGTAGTGGCCCGGCTCGTGGAAGGCCTCGGTGCGCAGCACCCCCGAAGTGAACGCGCACAGCTGCGCGGGCAGTTCGTCGCGGCCGAGCGGCTCGAACGGCCCGGCGGGCACGTGCCGCACCAGCACGCCCGGCACCAGCTCGGCCACCGGCGGCTGGTCGGAGGAGGTGGCGCGGGTGAACACCTCCACGCCGATCCCGCGGCGGGCCATCTCGGTGGCGGTCTGGCTGATGTACACGTTCATCCCGCCGGCGTCACCGGTGCCCGGCTGCTCCAGCGGCGAGGTGTGCACCGACAGCACCGCAACCCGGCGTGGCCAGCGGGTGGCCCTGTGCAACGAGACCGTCACGTGGTCGCTCCTTGTTCACTCCGCGCAGCTCAGTGGGCGAATCGCTCGCCGGCGAACTGCCCGAGCGCGGAGTTGAACTCCGCGGCGGCCTCGACGAACGGGAGATGCCCTGTCCCTGGCATCCAACGCGTCCGGGCCCCCGCTATCTTCCCGGCGGCGTACTCCCCGGCGGAGAGATCCACCACTTGGTCGTCCACGCCGTGCACCACCAGCACCGGCAGGTCCAGCCCGCCGAGCACCACCGAGCTGTCCACGTCCCGCCGGAACAGCGCCGCGCGCACCGCGGGCGGCACCGAGAGGCTGGTGCCGAGCAGCGACTGGGTCAGCGGGCCGTCGACCGGCCGCGAGGACATCCCGGCGCACAACGCGGTGAGCGCGGGCACCGCCTCGGCCGGGTCGTCCGACAGCGCGGCGGGCAGCGCGCTCTTCATCGCCGGGCCGATCTTCCCGCCGGGCCTGCCGCGCCCGATCTCGGTGATCGCCCCGGCCAGCACGATGCCCACCACGTTGGTGGTGCCGTGCACCCGCAGGTAGTCGGTGATCACCAGGCCGCCGTAGGACCAGCCGACCAGCAGCACCGGGGCGCCCGCCCCGGCGAAGTCGATCACCGCGGCCAGGTCCTCGGCCCAGGCGCGCGGGTCGTCGTAACCGAGCGCGGGCACGTCGGAACCGCCGTGGCCGCGCAGGTCCAGCCCGACCAGCCGGTACCGGGCGCTCAGCTCGGCATCGGCCAGCTGCGCGGACCAGGCCAGCGAGGACTGCGCCCAGCCGTGCACAAAAACGATGGCCGAGGCGTTCGCCGCACCCGCTACCCGCAGGCTGAGCCGTACACCACCGGCACCGACAACTTCGGTGAGCAAGGGCGCGTCCTTAGCTGGCTAGATGGCCGACTTGGACTGCCAAGTCTTCCAGTCGAGCAGCCAGTCCATCACATCGGAGGTGGTCGGCATGCTCGCCTTGGAGCCGGTGATCTCCACCGGGTCGCCGATCAGCGCCGAGTCGAAGTAGGCCTTGGCGTCGGCTTCGAGCAGGTTCACGCAGCCGTGCGAGGTGTTGGCCTTGCCGATGTTGCCGCGGTTCTCCTCGTTCTCGTGGATGAACTCGCCGTGGTTGGAGATGCGGCAGCACCACTTCTTCTTGACGTTGGTGTAGCCGTAGCGCGCGTTGTCGAAGATCGAGGTGGGTTCCTTGGTCATCACGATCAGCGTGCCGTTCGGCGTGTTCAGGTTCGGGTCGGCGTCCTTGCCGTTGCTGCACGGGTAGCTCGCGTGCTCGGACCCGTCGCGGTAGACCTTCATCACGTGGTCGGGGGTGTGCACCTTGACCACCTGGTTGCGGCCGATCTTGAACTTGGTGCTCACGTCGGCCTTGGCGTAGACGCCCTTGCCCAGGTCCACGCCGTACAGCTTGGCGGTGACCTCGACCTCGGTGCCCGCCGGCCAGTACTCCTTCGGCCGCCAGTTCACCTGCCGGTCGGACAGCCAGGCCCAGGCGCCTTCGACCGTCTTCGAGGTCTTCACCTCCAGCGCGGCCTGCGCGGCCTTGCGGTCGCCGACCGCGGCCTCGAACTTCACGCTGATCGGCATGCCGACGCCCACCTCGGCGTCGTCACCGGGGTTGAGCGTGGCGCGCACGACCTTGGCCGGCTTGACCGTGTCGAACTTGCCCGCCAGCTCGACGGGCTTGCCGTCGCTGCCCGACGCCTTCGCCGCGTAGGTGTAGGACTTGCCGTAGCCGAGCTGCTCGGAGCTGGTCCAGACGGTCTTCTCCGGGTTCAGCCCGCCCTGGAGTTCCTTGCCATCGGGATTGGTCACCTTGACCTCGGTGAGCGTGCCGTCGGTGACCTTGATCGTCACCGGCTTGGCCACCGGCGCGTCCTTGGCGTCCACGGCGGGTTCGGCGGTGAGCACGGCCTTGGGCGGCTCGGGCGCCTGCGCCTCGCCACCGGGGTTGGTCCCGCCGCCCTCGTCACCGGAGCAGGCGGCCAGCGCGATGGGCGACAGCACCACCGGAGTCACCATCGCCGCCCGCAGAACCGTCCGCCGTTCGAACACCGCACACCTCCATGTCCCCGTCACCGGGGTCCCCGAAAAAGCACTCGCTCCCTAGACGCTCCCGACCCGTTCGCGGTTGCTTGCGGCCCAGGTCACAGGCCGCAGTTGATCAAGAGCGGCTCCGGGTGGAGTTCCACGCCGAAGCGGATCTCAACCCCGTCCCGCACCTCTCGCGCCAGTGCCAGCAGATCGGCCGTGGTCGCCGAGCCGCGGTTGGTCAGCGCCAGGGTGTGCTTGGTGGACAACGAAACGCGGCCACCCGCACCAGCATGACCCTTGCCGAAACCGGCCCGCTCGATCAACCACGCGGCGGACAGCTTCACCCCATTGTCGGCGGGGTACTGCGGCACCGGCACGTCGTCGCCGACCACCTCGGCGATCCGCGCCAGCACCGCGGTGACGCGGGCCTCGGGCAGGATCGGGTTGGTGAAGAAGGAGCCGGCGCTCCAGGTGTCGTGATCCTCCGGATCGAGCACCATGCCCTTGCCGCGGCGCAGTTCCAGCACCGCCTCGCGGACCCGCGCGGCGGGCACCCGCGCGCCGATCTCCACGTCGAGCTTCTTCGCCAGCTCGGCGTACCGGATCGGGCTGGACAGGCCGTCCCCGTGCAGGTCGACGTCGATGGAGAGCACCACGCCGTGGTCGGTGCCCTTGAGCACGCTGGTGCGGTAGCCGAGCCGCAGCTGCTCCTTGGCCAGCGTGCGCACCTCGCCCATCCGCCGGTCGTACAGGCGCACCGAGCGCAGCAGGTCGCCGATCTCGAACCCGTACGCGCCGACGTTCTGGATCGGCGTGGCGCCGACCAGGCCGGGAATGCCGGACAGGCACTCCAGCCCGCCGAAGCCCTCGCCGACGGTCCACGCGACGAACTCGTCCCAGTTCTCGCCGGCCTCGGCGGTCACGTGCACGGTGAGGCCGCCGTGGCGGTCCTGCTGGAACCGGCGGCCGCGGGTGCCGATCTTGAGCACGGCGCCGTCGAAGCCCTCGTCGGCGACCACCAGGTTGGAGCCGCCCCCGAGCAGCAGCAGCGGTTCGCCGCCGTCGTCCGCGGCACGCACCGCGGCGACCAGGTCTTCGCTGGTGGTGGCCTCGTCGAAGCGGCGGGCCTGGCCACCGAGGCGCAACGTGGTGTGCTCGCTCAGGGCCGCTTGGGCGGGAGATCGGAGAGTGCTCACGCCCTTGAACGGTACTGTCCCGCTCATGGCATCCCGTATCGAGCACCGCGCGGAGTTCGCGCAGGACGTGCACGAGGTCTACGACGCGCAGTCCGCCGAAGAAGTGCTGCGTGCCCGCCTCGACCTGCTGGGTGGCAAGCACGCCGGGCT
The genomic region above belongs to Amycolatopsis sp. YIM 10 and contains:
- the mshA gene encoding D-inositol-3-phosphate glycosyltransferase, which encodes MTVSLHRATRWPRRVAVLSVHTSPLEQPGTGDAGGMNVYISQTATEMARRGIGVEVFTRATSSDQPPVAELVPGVLVRHVPAGPFEPLGRDELPAQLCAFTSGVLRTEAFHEPGHYDVIHSHYWLSGQVGWLARDRWGVPLVHTAHTLAKVKNAALADGDTPEPRTRVIGEEQIVAEADRLVANTAVEARELVGLYDAAPQAVHTVSPGVDLERFTPGSKSAARAALGLPRDAVVLAFAGRIQPLKAPDVLLHAAAAMLRRDPSLAEKLVVLIVGGPSGSGLEQPRALKELAVTLGIERQTRFLPPQPGPALVEVYRAADVVAVPSYNESFGLVALEAQACGTPVVAAEVGGLPVAVAHGVSGLLVPTHRARDWAGALASVALKPERHGELAANAVQHARRFSWRRTTDALLDAYAEAAVSFGAFRTEVAV
- a CDS encoding phosphoglyceromutase, with amino-acid sequence MADLGTLVLLRHGQSTWNAENLFTGWVDVPLSEQGAAEAKRGGELLAEAGLLPDLVHTSLLRRAISTANLALDAADRHWIPVRRDWRLNERHYGALQGKNKKQTLEQFGEEQFMLWRRSYDTPPPEIDPADEFSQAGDARYAGIEAPLTECLKDVVNRFIPYWESDIVPDLRAGKTVLVAAHGNSLRALVKHLDGISDADIAGLNIPTGIPLRYDLTEDLKPINPGGTYLDPEAAKEAAAAVANQGR
- a CDS encoding YbjN domain-containing protein, which translates into the protein MTVDGVIQSTLDSAGLKYERKGEGRYFVTLPGTKKLQTNCWLVAGEHAFSVEAFVCRRPDEAHEEVYRYLLRRNAKLYSVHYTVDAIGDIYLVGRLPLDAVTEAELDKILGQVLEAADGDFNPLLEIGFATSIRREWDWRVSRGESLANLQAFKHLMEPESASSGPVMDS
- a CDS encoding Ig-like domain-containing protein codes for the protein MFERRTVLRAAMVTPVVLSPIALAACSGDEGGGTNPGGEAQAPEPPKAVLTAEPAVDAKDAPVAKPVTIKVTDGTLTEVKVTNPDGKELQGGLNPEKTVWTSSEQLGYGKSYTYAAKASGSDGKPVELAGKFDTVKPAKVVRATLNPGDDAEVGVGMPISVKFEAAVGDRKAAQAALEVKTSKTVEGAWAWLSDRQVNWRPKEYWPAGTEVEVTAKLYGVDLGKGVYAKADVSTKFKIGRNQVVKVHTPDHVMKVYRDGSEHASYPCSNGKDADPNLNTPNGTLIVMTKEPTSIFDNARYGYTNVKKKWCCRISNHGEFIHENEENRGNIGKANTSHGCVNLLEADAKAYFDSALIGDPVEITGSKASMPTTSDVMDWLLDWKTWQSKSAI
- a CDS encoding alpha/beta fold hydrolase gives rise to the protein MLTEVVGAGGVRLSLRVAGAANASAIVFVHGWAQSSLAWSAQLADAELSARYRLVGLDLRGHGGSDVPALGYDDPRAWAEDLAAVIDFAGAGAPVLLVGWSYGGLVITDYLRVHGTTNVVGIVLAGAITEIGRGRPGGKIGPAMKSALPAALSDDPAEAVPALTALCAGMSSRPVDGPLTQSLLGTSLSVPPAVRAALFRRDVDSSVVLGGLDLPVLVVHGVDDQVVDLSAGEYAAGKIAGARTRWMPGTGHLPFVEAAAEFNSALGQFAGERFAH
- a CDS encoding UDP-N-acetylmuramate dehydrogenase; this translates as MSTLRSPAQAALSEHTTLRLGGQARRFDEATTSEDLVAAVRAADDGGEPLLLLGGGSNLVVADEGFDGAVLKIGTRGRRFQQDRHGGLTVHVTAEAGENWDEFVAWTVGEGFGGLECLSGIPGLVGATPIQNVGAYGFEIGDLLRSVRLYDRRMGEVRTLAKEQLRLGYRTSVLKGTDHGVVLSIDVDLHGDGLSSPIRYAELAKKLDVEIGARVPAARVREAVLELRRGKGMVLDPEDHDTWSAGSFFTNPILPEARVTAVLARIAEVVGDDVPVPQYPADNGVKLSAAWLIERAGFGKGHAGAGGRVSLSTKHTLALTNRGSATTADLLALAREVRDGVEIRFGVELHPEPLLINCGL
- a CDS encoding DUF4349 domain-containing protein, producing MGQRRFAVAALVLGAMVLGGCTAEDKGASSSGTAAAPEMATPNAAPDKGTEKGAGKPQQQSESAPAGDAGVPPGQAVAITDRKLVRTATLSLSSGDVAVTVQKAAQIATGAGGYTGQERTDERSASLSIVVPAERLDQVLSDLAGTGEKVLRRELQTKDVTEEVVDVESRLNNQRASVERVRALLGQAGSISEITSVERELTSREAELESLQARQQALAGSVAMSTISLNVSMVPVGPATVEEDRGFVGGLAGGWDAFLDFGSGLLTVLGAVLPFAVLLGVPLFFAIRYFLSRRRVAAAAPPENS